The following are from one region of the Mycetohabitans rhizoxinica HKI 454 genome:
- a CDS encoding GNAT family N-acetyltransferase, whose amino-acid sequence MDWKCCEFGQLSSDELYLILRARNAVLVVENAHVHLDIDGKDKQALHVFAIDTRAQQRSVEGYARLLPGDDIDPETIIDKFLTSAARRDDDTAEQLLRRALSHARERWPGAPVRIHSPIYREAFYSRFGFRKVDGPFLEHGMPYIGMIHSMRDTTLPSRGLLRGVRGLVEPVAGALGSVTQPARAVRADARTESDAYAFSSRLPADSGVNR is encoded by the coding sequence ATGGACTGGAAATGCTGCGAATTCGGGCAACTGAGTTCGGACGAGCTATATCTGATCCTGCGCGCGCGCAATGCCGTATTGGTTGTCGAGAACGCCCACGTGCACCTGGACATCGACGGCAAGGACAAGCAAGCGTTGCACGTTTTCGCGATCGATACGCGTGCGCAGCAGCGATCGGTGGAAGGCTACGCGCGCCTGCTGCCGGGCGATGACATCGACCCGGAAACAATCATTGACAAATTCTTGACGAGCGCCGCGCGGCGCGACGACGACACCGCCGAGCAACTGCTCAGGCGGGCACTGAGCCATGCGCGCGAGCGTTGGCCAGGCGCGCCGGTGCGGATCCACTCGCCGATCTACCGCGAAGCGTTTTATAGCCGGTTTGGTTTCCGCAAGGTCGACGGACCGTTCCTCGAACACGGAATGCCGTACATCGGCATGATCCACTCGATGCGCGACACGACGCTACCCAGCCGCGGCCTGCTGCGCGGCGTGCGCGGCCTCGTCGAGCCGGTGGCCGGCGCGCTGGGCAGCGTCACCCAGCCGGCCCGCGCAGTGCGTGCCGACGCACGCACCGAATCAGACGCTTACGCCTTCTCATCTCGCCTTCCCGCAGATTCCGGAGTAAATCGATGA
- a CDS encoding amino acid--[acyl-carrier-protein] ligase, whose amino-acid sequence MGSANLESKQSGPGAVPNERDRAATTRELNDAAGAASFLEQLFERGLLIPSDVDGLYGRGAVFEDVVERISDLIGAWGVERGADVMRFPPAMSRTLLEQSGYLKNFPQLAGTVFSFCGNDFSHPRLLACLDKGEDWTAEQKPTRIMMTPVACYPVYSVIAKRGPVPAQGHLIDIFSYVFRQEPSLEPERMQLFRQREFVRMGTPEQVLAFRQNWMDHARWMFHALELPMSLELANDPFFGRGGRVVANSQRALQLKFEAAVTVLNPHKPTACGSFNYHMDNFGKTWDIRSETGEIVHTGCCGFGLERIALSLFKLHGFDIAAWPQRVRQTLWKSPCGQ is encoded by the coding sequence ATGGGTAGTGCCAATCTGGAATCGAAACAGTCCGGTCCCGGAGCTGTGCCGAACGAGCGCGATCGCGCGGCGACCACTCGCGAGCTGAACGATGCAGCAGGCGCCGCTAGTTTTCTGGAGCAGTTATTCGAGCGCGGCTTGCTGATTCCGAGCGACGTCGATGGGCTGTATGGCCGTGGCGCCGTGTTCGAGGACGTCGTCGAGCGCATCAGCGACTTGATCGGTGCATGGGGAGTGGAGCGCGGTGCTGACGTGATGCGGTTTCCGCCGGCGATGAGCCGCACGTTGCTCGAGCAAAGCGGTTACTTGAAGAACTTTCCGCAGTTGGCTGGCACGGTCTTCAGCTTCTGCGGCAATGATTTCAGCCATCCCCGCTTGCTCGCCTGCCTGGATAAAGGCGAGGACTGGACCGCCGAGCAAAAGCCCACACGCATCATGATGACGCCAGTAGCCTGCTATCCCGTCTACTCGGTGATAGCCAAGCGCGGTCCGGTGCCGGCGCAAGGCCATCTGATCGATATTTTTTCGTATGTTTTCCGTCAGGAGCCGTCACTGGAGCCGGAGCGGATGCAGCTGTTTCGGCAGCGCGAGTTCGTCAGGATGGGCACGCCCGAGCAAGTGCTCGCCTTCCGGCAAAACTGGATGGACCATGCGCGCTGGATGTTTCATGCGCTGGAGTTGCCAATGTCACTGGAGCTGGCCAACGATCCGTTTTTCGGCCGGGGCGGGCGCGTCGTGGCAAACAGCCAACGTGCGCTGCAGCTTAAGTTCGAGGCGGCGGTGACCGTGCTGAATCCGCATAAGCCGACCGCGTGTGGCAGCTTCAACTACCATATGGACAACTTCGGCAAGACATGGGACATCCGTAGCGAAACCGGTGAAATCGTGCACACTGGGTGCTGCGGCTTTGGGCTTGAACGGATTGCGCTGTCGCTATTCAAGTTGCATGGTTTCGATATCGCCGCCTGGCCGCAGCGGGTGCGGCAGACCCTATGGAAGTCGCCATGCGGCCAGTAG